The DNA sequence ACAGCCCCTTCCTCAGATATGAAGAAATACAAACAGGCTGTCAAACAGTCACAGCAAAAATACAAGAAACAGACCCCTTCTGTTACAAACTCCGCAAAAGCGAAAAAAGTTTCACAAATTAAAAAAACACACAAAAAAAGACCTTCACATCTGCGGGTGATTGAAGGCCAAAAAACAGAAAAGAAAAACAGAGCTCTCTTTTGACAGCTCTGAGGTCCTCATCAATTCGGCCAGCCAGCGAAAAAACTCGTTGCTGCATTCCTGCCGCTCTGGATGAGGTCTTTTTTTGTTTCTTCGCAAATGTTCAAATCCATGGTTGATGCTTTTTTTACTGCTACTTCCATAATATCAGGATGTCCGGAAGTTGAAATATATCGAGAGTCATGTGCTGTTTTCATTGTAGAAATCATTGCCTCACACATTTCATATGCATTGTCGATTTTCTTCTTTTTAAGTGAACTGCTAGGTACAGATAGCCTGATGCCAAGAACAGGTCGTTTCTTCATAACCTTACGTTTTCCTAAGAGCCAAAGAGGAAAATTGCTTAACATACCGCCATCAACAAGCTGACTTTTCAGGCCAGTATTGCTAATTAATGTTGCTGGCATGAAGAAAAATGGGAACCCGGCACTCATGCGAACAGCTTTCGCAATTGGAAAGGAGTTCGGATCGAGTCCATAGACCTTTTCCAGATCGTCCGGGAAAACAACCAATCTCCCAAGCGTCAAATCACTCGCCACTACTTTAAGCGCACCATCCGGCAAATCTCCAAAGAAACGAATTCCTTTCCGGGCAAGACATGTTTCAAGCCAATATTCAAAATTATTTCCTTTATAAATCCCCTTCTTAAAAAATAAAATGCCCCACTTGCTGAAAGGAATGAAATGCATTAACTTTGGACTATCTAGAAAACAGGTTAAATCCAGCTCATCCAGCAGTGTTTCAATTTCCTTCGCTGTGTATCCAGCAATCAGGAATGAAGCAATGATTGCACCAGCAGATGTCCCAGCTGCCCGTTTAATGGAAAGTCCCTTCTTTTCCATTTCAGCCAAAACTCCGATATAAGCAAAGGCTTTTACACCGCCACCTGAAAAAACAACATCAATTTGCACATACATGCTCCTTTGATAAAATGATTTCACATTAAATCGTAAGCCCGCAGGAAGCATAATATGACTAGAATACAAAAAGGCATAATCCATATTGGACTATGCCTGAACATCTGTCGTTTGATCAAGATGTGTATCTCGCAATTCCTGAAGACGTTGTTCGTCCTCTTTAAAATACTTTACCAGTTCTGCAATCCGGTCTATGGAGTTCCAGCTCAAATGGTGCTCAATTCCCTCTACATCATCATAAATCTGAGATTCTTCCACTCCAATGATTTCAAGAAATTGTTCCAGTAAATCATGTCTGAATACAAGACGTTCACCAATTTGTTTACCCTTTGAAGTTAACACAAACCCGCGATACTTTTCATAGTTCAAATAATCATCTTTATCTAGCTTCTGAACCATTTTTGTCACAGATGAAGGGTGTACTGAAAGCGCTTCCGCCAGATCAGAAACACGCGCGTATCCTTTTGTCTCAATTAAATTGTAAATCTGTTCAATATAATCTTCCATACTCGGTGTCGGCAAAAGATCTCCCCATTTCACGAATAATTTTTGACCACCCGCAATATTGTTGTATACCAAGGATACCGCAATATTGAAAACGTTACAAGCGAAGTGTCGTAGCATGAGAACCTAAGTTTCAGAAGAATCATTTTGCAAAACAGGACACTTCCCCTATAATAGAGACGTGATATTAGTTAATAGAGACGGAGGAATTGCAAATGAACGGCAATTGGTGGGCAATACTTGCCATACTGGTGGTTCTGATCGCCTACACCATTTTTAGAACGATTCGCCAAAGCAGATACTTGAAGGTATTGGATGAAGAAGAATTCCGTAAAGGTTATCGCAAAGCACAGTTGATTGACGTGCGTGAGCCTCAGGAATTTAAAAACGGACATATACTTGGTGCACGGAATATTCCTGCTACACAGCTTAAACAGCGCTTAGTGGAAATCCGCCCGGACAAGCCCGTTTACCTTTATTGCCAAGGTGGTACGCGTTCTGCTAAAGCAGCTGATCTGCTGCATAAAAAAGGCTATAAGCATATCTATCAGCTTAAAGGCGGCTTCAAAAAATGGACTGGTAAAGTAAAATAATAAAAAAGCTCCGGTAATCAATTACCGGAGCTTTTTTATATGATTATTTCTTGATGTAGCGCAATACCGGTTTTCTTGCAGCTGTTGTTTCGTCAAGACGCTTCAATACAGTTGTATGAGGAGCTTCTTGAACGATTTCCGGATTGTTTTTCGCTTCATCAGCAATCTGGATCATCGTATCGATGAACTCATCGAGTGTTTCTTTAGACTCAGTTTCAGTCGGCTCAATCATGATTGCTTCCTCAACGTTAAGTGGGAAGTAAACAGTTGGCGGATGGAAGCCAAAGTCAAGCAGACGCTTTGCGATATCCATAGTACGCACGCCGAGCTTCTTCTGAGAACGTCCAGAGAGAACAAACTCATGCTTGCAATGCTGTGTGTATGGAAGATCGTAATGATCCTGCAATTTCGCCTTCATGTAGTTGGCGTTGAGTACTGCATACTCACTTACTTTCTTCAAGCCGACAGGACCCATTGTGCGGATGTAAGTATACGCACGCAAGTTAATGCCGAAGTTACCGTAGTAAGGCTTGATACGACCAATTGACTGTGGACGGTCATATTCAAACACATACTCTTCATCCTTCTTCATCAATACTGGTTTTGGAAGGAATGGAGCAAGCTCTTCAGATACACCTACAGGACCTGATCCAGGACCACCACCACCGTGTGGGCCAGTGAATGTTTTGTGTAGGTTCAAGTGAACAGCATCAAAGCCCATGTCGCCAGGACGTGCATAACCCATGATTGCGTTCAAGTTAGCACCATCATAGTAAAGCTTACCACCGGCACCGTGAACAATTTCAGCAATTTCAAGAATTTCAGTTTCGAAAAGACCAAGTGTATTAGGGTTAGTCAGCATAAGTACTGCTGTGTCATCACCTACAACACTCTTCAAGTCTTCAATGTCAACAAGACCGTTCTCGTTTGTCTTTACACTGATTACATCAAATCCTGCAAGTGTAGCAGAGGCAGGGTTTGTACCATGTGCAGAGTCAGGAACGATAACTTTGTCACGCTTCTGATCGCCATTAGCATGGTGGAAAGCACGGATCATAAGCAAAGCTGTCCATTCACCTTGTGCTCCAGCAGCAGACTGAAGAGAAACGTCATACATTCCAGTGATCTCACGAAGAGAAGCCTGCAAATCATAAAGCATCTCCATTGCACCCTGAACCTGATTTGGCTCCTGGTATGGGTGAACATGGCTGAAGCCAGGCATTCTGGCTACATCTTCATTGATTTTCGGGTTGTACTTCATAGTACAAGAACCAAGTGGATAGAATCCTGAGTCTACACCGTAGTTACGGTTAGATAGACCTGTATAGTGACGCATTACTTCCAATTCACTTACTTCTGGAAGCTCAGCAGGTGCCTTACGGACAAATGTATCGCCAAGTTCAGCGTTTAGATCAGTTTCAGGAACATCCAGAGCAGGCAAGTTGTAACTAGTTCTGCCATCTCTGCTGCGTTCGAAAATTAGTGGAAATTCCTTATTAGCCATTGATATCCCCCAATTCTTTTACAAAAGCATCAATTTGGTCTTTTGTGCGGATTTCAGTTACGGCAACGAGCATGTGATTCTTGAGTTCAGGGTAATAGAATCCAAGATCATAACCGCCGATGATGCCTTTTTCAATCAATTGGTCGTTCACTTCAGAAACAGGCTTATTCAATTCGATTACGAATTCATTGAAGAATGAACCTTCATAAGTGACTTTAATGCCTGCTTTTGCAATCTGGTCTTTTGCATAGCGGGCTTTCTGCATGTTCAACTTAGCCATGTCGATAACACCATTCTTACCAAGCGAGCTCATTGCCACAGAGCTGGCAAGTGCGTTCAATGCCTGGTTTGAACAGATGTTTGACGTTGCTTTGTCGCGACGGATGTGCTGTTCACGTGCCTGAAGAGTCAATACGTAACCGCGTACGCCCTCTTCATCAACAGTTTCACCAACAAGGCGACCTGGAACTTTACGCATCAATTTTTCAGTTGTAGCGAAATATCCACAGTGCGGTCCACCGAACTGAGCCGGGATACCAAATACTTGTGCGTCACCTACTACGATATCAGCACCAAATTCGCTTGGTGGTGTCATATAACCAAGTGCAAGCGGGTTGCTTGATACGAGGAACATAGCTTTCTTCTGTGTGTCAATCAATTCCTTGATCTTGTCCATCGGCTCAATTTGACCGAAGAAGTTCGGATACTGGATGACTACGCTTGCTGTGTTCTCATCGAGTTCTTTTGCAAGCTGCTCAAGATCTGTCACACCATCTTTATGATCAATTTCAACGATTTCAAGTCCAGGACCAGTTACATAAGAATGAATAACCGCTCTTGATTCTGGATGAACCGCTTTAGAAACGATAACTTTCTTCTTCTTAGTGTGAGCAGCGCTCAAGTTAACGGCTTCAGCAAGTGAAGTACCGCCATCATACATAGAAGAGTTGGCAACAGGCATGCCTGTAAGTTCACAGATCATTGTCTGGAATTCGAAAATAGCCTGCAATTCACCCTGAGAGATTTCAGGCTGATAAGGTGTGTAAGCTGTGTAGAACTCAGAACGTGAAATGACATGATCAACTACAGACGGAATGAAGTGATCGTATACGCCCGCTCCAAGGAATGAAGTGTTGTCAATTGAGTTCTTGTTCTTTGCAGCCATAGCAGCAAGTTCATTTTTCAATTCAAATTCGCTTGTCGGTTTCTTAAGATCCAACTCACGATCGAAGCGTACTTTTTTCGGAATGTCCGAGAATAGTTCTTCTGTTGATTCGACACCAATAGTCTTCAGCATTTCTGCTTTGTCGCCATCAGTCATTGGCAGATATCTAAACTCCATCATTAACCCTCCTGTTTTATCGCTTATAAAACGGTGTTTTTGCCACAACGGCTTTCAATTTTTTCTTGCGGACCTGGATTTCTACTTCCTGGCCGATTTGGGCATACTCAGTTTTAATAAGAACGTTTCCGATGTTCTTGCCAAGAGTTGGTGATTGTGTTCCTGTAGTTACGAAACCGATCTCCTCATCACCGACAAAAACAGGGTAGTCTGTTCTCGGAATGCCTTTATCGATCATTTCAATACCGACTAGCTTGCGTGCTGTGCCGTTTTCGACTTGATCTTTAAGAACTTCTTTACCGTTGAAATCACTGTCCTTGTCCACTTTAACAGCAAACTTCAGGCCAGCTTCAATTGGTGTGATGTCCTTTGAAAGCTCTTGTCCGTAAAGTGGAAGTCCCGCTTCAAAACGCAATGAGTCACGAGCTCCAAGTCCGACTGGTAGAACGCCTTTATCTTTGCCAGCTTCAAGAATCGCTTTCCAAAGATCGCGTCCGCCTGCTGCTGGAAGATATACTTCAAAGCCATCTTCCCCTGTGTAACCTGTACGGGAAACAATTGCCGGCTGCTCAATGCCTTTGAATTTAACGTTTTCTTTAAAGCCGAAGAACTTGATTTCGCTAAGATCTTCATCTGTCATTGTTTGCAAAACTTCTTCTGCAATTGGGCCTTGCAAAGCAAGCTGTACCCATTCAGCAGATACGTTCTTCAACTCAAGCTCTTCTGCAGAATAGTCATTGTTCTCAACAAGCCAATCAAAGTCTTTATCTGTATTGCCGGCATTGATTACTAGCAAGTAGTCTTCATCTGCAAGCTTGTAGATTAGAAGATCATCGACAGTACCGCCATCTTTGTAGCAGAAGAATGTGTAGTGGGCACGCCCGGGCTTCAGTTTGGAAACATCATTTGTTGTTACCTTCTGAAGGAACTCTTCGCTCTTTGGTCCTTTTACTGTCACTTCGCCCATGTGGGAAACATCAAACAGACCAGCTTTTGTTCTAGTAGCTTCATGTTCTTGCTTGATTCCTGTAAATTGAACAGGCATTTCCCAGCCGCCGAAATCGACAACTTTCGCACCAAGAAGCTCGTACTCCGGAAACAGTGGAGTTCTTTTCAGTTCACTCATTATCCATCCACTCCTTATTTAATTTAAAATTAAGCAAAAAAATAGAAATTTTCAACGACCAAGCCGGAAATTTCTGTCCTTCAACCTGAAAGTTGCACACCCGAATTGTACAGGTGCTTGCTTCGTGGGTGGTTT is a window from the Aciduricibacillus chroicocephali genome containing:
- a CDS encoding patatin-like phospholipase family protein, which produces MQIDVVFSGGGVKAFAYIGVLAEMEKKGLSIKRAAGTSAGAIIASFLIAGYTAKEIETLLDELDLTCFLDSPKLMHFIPFSKWGILFFKKGIYKGNNFEYWLETCLARKGIRFFGDLPDGALKVVASDLTLGRLVVFPDDLEKVYGLDPNSFPIAKAVRMSAGFPFFFMPATLISNTGLKSQLVDGGMLSNFPLWLLGKRKVMKKRPVLGIRLSVPSSSLKKKKIDNAYEMCEAMISTMKTAHDSRYISTSGHPDIMEVAVKKASTMDLNICEETKKDLIQSGRNAATSFFAGWPN
- the gcvPB gene encoding aminomethyl-transferring glycine dehydrogenase subunit GcvPB is translated as MANKEFPLIFERSRDGRTSYNLPALDVPETDLNAELGDTFVRKAPAELPEVSELEVMRHYTGLSNRNYGVDSGFYPLGSCTMKYNPKINEDVARMPGFSHVHPYQEPNQVQGAMEMLYDLQASLREITGMYDVSLQSAAGAQGEWTALLMIRAFHHANGDQKRDKVIVPDSAHGTNPASATLAGFDVISVKTNENGLVDIEDLKSVVGDDTAVLMLTNPNTLGLFETEILEIAEIVHGAGGKLYYDGANLNAIMGYARPGDMGFDAVHLNLHKTFTGPHGGGGPGSGPVGVSEELAPFLPKPVLMKKDEEYVFEYDRPQSIGRIKPYYGNFGINLRAYTYIRTMGPVGLKKVSEYAVLNANYMKAKLQDHYDLPYTQHCKHEFVLSGRSQKKLGVRTMDIAKRLLDFGFHPPTVYFPLNVEEAIMIEPTETESKETLDEFIDTMIQIADEAKNNPEIVQEAPHTTVLKRLDETTAARKPVLRYIKK
- the gcvT gene encoding glycine cleavage system aminomethyltransferase GcvT; this translates as MSELKRTPLFPEYELLGAKVVDFGGWEMPVQFTGIKQEHEATRTKAGLFDVSHMGEVTVKGPKSEEFLQKVTTNDVSKLKPGRAHYTFFCYKDGGTVDDLLIYKLADEDYLLVINAGNTDKDFDWLVENNDYSAEELELKNVSAEWVQLALQGPIAEEVLQTMTDEDLSEIKFFGFKENVKFKGIEQPAIVSRTGYTGEDGFEVYLPAAGGRDLWKAILEAGKDKGVLPVGLGARDSLRFEAGLPLYGQELSKDITPIEAGLKFAVKVDKDSDFNGKEVLKDQVENGTARKLVGIEMIDKGIPRTDYPVFVGDEEIGFVTTGTQSPTLGKNIGNVLIKTEYAQIGQEVEIQVRKKKLKAVVAKTPFYKR
- a CDS encoding rhodanese-like domain-containing protein, coding for MNGNWWAILAILVVLIAYTIFRTIRQSRYLKVLDEEEFRKGYRKAQLIDVREPQEFKNGHILGARNIPATQLKQRLVEIRPDKPVYLYCQGGTRSAKAADLLHKKGYKHIYQLKGGFKKWTGKVK
- the mntR gene encoding transcriptional regulator MntR, translating into MPTPSMEDYIEQIYNLIETKGYARVSDLAEALSVHPSSVTKMVQKLDKDDYLNYEKYRGFVLTSKGKQIGERLVFRHDLLEQFLEIIGVEESQIYDDVEGIEHHLSWNSIDRIAELVKYFKEDEQRLQELRDTHLDQTTDVQA
- a CDS encoding SA1362 family protein gives rise to the protein MRNKGVTIFVYALIFLALFGLGYKLSADPSGLVKNLLYALLFGALISAAFYFLFYKKRQTAPSSDMKKYKQAVKQSQQKYKKQTPSVTNSAKAKKVSQIKKTHKKRPSHLRVIEGQKTEKKNRALF
- the gcvPA gene encoding aminomethyl-transferring glycine dehydrogenase subunit GcvPA; the protein is MEFRYLPMTDGDKAEMLKTIGVESTEELFSDIPKKVRFDRELDLKKPTSEFELKNELAAMAAKNKNSIDNTSFLGAGVYDHFIPSVVDHVISRSEFYTAYTPYQPEISQGELQAIFEFQTMICELTGMPVANSSMYDGGTSLAEAVNLSAAHTKKKKVIVSKAVHPESRAVIHSYVTGPGLEIVEIDHKDGVTDLEQLAKELDENTASVVIQYPNFFGQIEPMDKIKELIDTQKKAMFLVSSNPLALGYMTPPSEFGADIVVGDAQVFGIPAQFGGPHCGYFATTEKLMRKVPGRLVGETVDEEGVRGYVLTLQAREQHIRRDKATSNICSNQALNALASSVAMSSLGKNGVIDMAKLNMQKARYAKDQIAKAGIKVTYEGSFFNEFVIELNKPVSEVNDQLIEKGIIGGYDLGFYYPELKNHMLVAVTEIRTKDQIDAFVKELGDING